The Streptomyces kanamyceticus genome window below encodes:
- a CDS encoding DUF2469 domain-containing protein, producing the protein MSAEDLEKYETEMELKLYREYRDVVGLFKYVIETERRFYLTNDYEMQVHSVQGEVFFEVSMADAWVWDMYRPARFVKQVRVLTFKDVNIEELNKSDLELPGG; encoded by the coding sequence ATGAGCGCCGAGGACCTCGAGAAGTACGAGACCGAGATGGAGCTGAAGCTCTACCGGGAGTACCGCGATGTCGTCGGTCTGTTCAAATATGTGATCGAGACCGAACGGCGCTTCTACCTCACCAACGACTACGAGATGCAGGTGCACTCGGTCCAGGGTGAGGTTTTCTTCGAGGTATCCATGGCGGATGCCTGGGTGTGGGACATGTACAGGCCCGCCCGGTTCGTGAAGCAGGTCAGGGTACTCACGTTCAAGGACGTGAACATCGAGGAGCTCAACAAGAGCGATCTCGAGCTGCCGGGAGGCTGA
- a CDS encoding NUDIX hydrolase: MRAEETGSSTTSESGRPLRRVARVVLLDPDDRILLLHGYEPADPADDWWFTPGGGLEGDETHEQAALRELREETGVTDVELGPVLWQRICSFPFDGRRWDQDEWYFLARTSQTATAPEGLTELERRSVAGARWWSCRELTEAHETVYPTRLAELLRRLLDEGPPKRPEILDTEIV; the protein is encoded by the coding sequence GTGCGAGCTGAGGAGACCGGGTCGTCTACGACCTCCGAATCCGGGCGGCCGCTGCGCAGGGTCGCCAGGGTGGTGCTGCTCGATCCCGACGACCGCATCCTGCTGCTGCACGGCTACGAGCCCGCGGATCCGGCCGACGACTGGTGGTTCACGCCGGGCGGCGGTCTGGAGGGCGACGAGACGCACGAGCAGGCGGCCCTGCGTGAGCTGCGCGAAGAGACGGGCGTCACGGACGTCGAGCTCGGCCCCGTCCTGTGGCAGCGGATCTGCTCCTTCCCGTTCGACGGGCGGCGCTGGGACCAGGACGAGTGGTACTTCCTGGCGCGTACGTCACAGACGGCGACAGCTCCCGAAGGGCTGACGGAGCTGGAACGACGCAGTGTCGCCGGAGCACGTTGGTGGTCGTGCCGGGAACTGACCGAGGCTCATGAGACGGTGTATCCGACCAGGCTCGCCGAGCTGCTTCGCAGACTGCTCGACGAGGGGCCCCCGAAGAGGCCCGAGATCCTCGACACGGAAATCGTGTAG
- the lepB gene encoding signal peptidase I, whose product MSRTRRTDEGHGRLGSVLSGVAVALGCVLFLGGFVWGAVLYQPYTVPTGSMTPTIGSGDRVLAQRIDGDDVRRGDVVVFKQSTWGDLPMVKRVVGVGGDRIACCEDGKLTVNGKEVAEPYLPDGTGASATGIPTTTVPKGRLFLLGDERSGSLDSSVHLGDSDHGSVPRDAVKARVDAVAWPMGKFGMLERPDGFAQMPGGISEPGPLRMVLAAVVVGVVLVLGGAAYGPVAKRLGRRREASRTRAVTGAS is encoded by the coding sequence ATGAGCAGGACACGTCGTACGGACGAGGGTCACGGACGGCTCGGCAGCGTGCTGTCGGGTGTCGCCGTGGCCCTCGGCTGTGTGCTCTTCCTCGGTGGTTTCGTCTGGGGCGCCGTCCTGTACCAGCCGTACACCGTCCCCACCGGATCCATGACGCCGACCATCGGATCCGGCGACCGGGTCCTCGCCCAGCGGATCGACGGCGACGACGTGCGCCGCGGTGACGTCGTCGTCTTCAAGCAGTCGACCTGGGGCGACCTGCCGATGGTCAAGCGCGTGGTCGGAGTGGGCGGCGACCGGATCGCCTGTTGCGAGGACGGCAAGCTGACCGTCAACGGCAAAGAAGTCGCAGAACCGTATCTCCCCGACGGCACGGGCGCTTCCGCGACCGGCATCCCCACCACGACCGTGCCCAAGGGCCGCCTCTTCCTGCTCGGCGACGAGCGCAGCGGCTCCCTGGACTCCAGCGTGCACCTGGGCGACAGCGACCATGGCTCCGTGCCGCGCGACGCGGTGAAGGCACGGGTCGACGCGGTGGCCTGGCCGATGGGCAAGTTCGGGATGCTCGAACGTCCGGACGGCTTCGCGCAGATGCCGGGCGGCATCTCCGAGCCGGGCCCGCTGCGGATGGTGCTGGCCGCGGTGGTGGTCGGCGTGGTGCTCGTCCTGGGCGGCGCCGCGTACGGTCCGGTGGCCAAGCGGCTCGGCCGCAGGCGCGAGGCGAGCCGTACGAGGGCGGTGACCGGTGCGAGCTGA
- the lepB gene encoding signal peptidase I, with product MGDLAVGARSGHEGPEERPGRSDEPVGEAVADGTNPGSDAVDGGDEAKGEQGGKPPKKARSFWKELPLLIGIALVLALVIKTFLVQAFSIPSDSMQNTLQQGDRVLVDKLTPWFGSEPERGEVVVFRDPGHWLDGEPTPDPNAIQRVLGWVGLMPSADEKDLIKRVIGVGGDTVECKGTGPVKVNGKALNEPYVFAGNTPCSVDDQGGQFKVTVPKGKIWVMGDHRQNSLDSRYHQNQPGGGAVPVDNVVGRAIVIAWPPTRWATLPKPDTFDQPGINALSSAAPGVLGLAGAVPIVLWRRRRLTVAAAQGARVSGGGTAR from the coding sequence GTGGGGGATTTGGCGGTCGGCGCACGATCCGGACACGAAGGGCCCGAGGAGCGGCCGGGGCGATCCGACGAGCCGGTCGGCGAGGCCGTCGCGGACGGCACGAACCCCGGGAGTGACGCCGTGGACGGCGGCGACGAGGCGAAGGGCGAGCAGGGCGGCAAGCCGCCCAAGAAGGCCCGTTCCTTCTGGAAGGAGCTTCCGCTCCTCATCGGCATCGCGCTGGTCCTCGCGCTGGTCATCAAGACCTTCCTGGTCCAGGCGTTCTCCATCCCGTCCGACTCGATGCAGAACACGCTGCAGCAGGGCGACCGCGTCCTCGTCGACAAGCTGACGCCGTGGTTCGGCTCCGAGCCCGAGCGCGGCGAGGTCGTGGTCTTCCGGGATCCGGGCCACTGGCTGGACGGCGAGCCGACCCCCGACCCGAACGCGATCCAGCGGGTCCTCGGCTGGGTCGGTCTGATGCCGTCCGCCGACGAGAAGGACCTGATCAAGCGCGTGATCGGGGTCGGCGGCGACACCGTGGAGTGCAAGGGCACCGGACCGGTGAAGGTCAACGGCAAGGCGCTGAACGAGCCGTACGTCTTCGCGGGGAACACCCCGTGCAGCGTCGACGACCAGGGCGGCCAGTTCAAGGTCACCGTGCCCAAGGGCAAAATCTGGGTCATGGGTGACCACCGGCAGAACTCGCTGGACTCCCGCTACCACCAGAACCAGCCGGGGGGCGGCGCCGTCCCCGTGGACAACGTCGTGGGCCGCGCCATCGTGATCGCCTGGCCGCCCACCCGCTGGGCCACGCTGCCCAAGCCGGACACCTTCGACCAGCCGGGCATCAACGCGCTGTCGAGCGCGGCGCCCGGCGTCCTCGGACTCGCCGGTGCGGTGCCGATCGTGCTGTGGCGCAGGCGGCGTCTCACGGTCGCGGCCGCCCAGGGCGCGAGGGTTTCTGGCGGAGGTACCGCCAGGTAG
- the lepB gene encoding signal peptidase I translates to MGSRGRTRSDSGHHGADTPLPTGSRPTGEPARPGRAERRKLAKKVKRRRRRSAIKEIPLLIGVALLIALVLKTFLVQAFVIPSGSMEQTIRIGDRVLVDKLTPWFGSKPSRGDVVVFKDPGNWLEEEQGKKKDPPVVVKQIKEGLTQIGLLPSDSERDLIKRVIGVGGDTVKCCDKNGKVTVNGVALDEPYIHPGDKPSAFEFTVKVPKGRLFMMGDHRSDSADSRFHRTEKFSGTVSEDEVVGRAIVIAWPFGHWRKLEEPDTFASLADARQGSDVVTGASHRVAPGDRYGLIRLPTPAELPLVMGVVGLHRIWGRRRHGLRSGCGGFGGRRTIRTRRARGAAGAIRRAGRRGRRGRHEPRE, encoded by the coding sequence ATGGGTAGCCGCGGACGCACTCGCTCCGACTCCGGTCACCACGGGGCTGACACCCCCCTGCCCACCGGGTCCCGGCCGACCGGCGAGCCCGCACGGCCGGGCAGGGCGGAGCGGCGCAAGCTCGCCAAGAAGGTCAAGCGGCGCAGGCGGCGTTCGGCGATCAAGGAGATACCCCTCCTCATAGGTGTGGCGCTGCTGATAGCCCTCGTCCTGAAGACCTTCCTGGTGCAGGCCTTCGTGATTCCCTCGGGCTCCATGGAGCAGACGATCCGGATCGGCGACCGGGTCCTGGTGGACAAGCTCACCCCCTGGTTCGGGTCGAAGCCGTCGCGCGGGGACGTCGTCGTGTTCAAGGACCCGGGCAACTGGCTCGAAGAGGAACAGGGCAAGAAGAAGGACCCCCCTGTCGTCGTCAAGCAGATCAAGGAAGGGCTCACCCAGATCGGGCTGCTGCCCTCCGACAGCGAACGGGACCTGATCAAGCGCGTGATCGGCGTCGGCGGCGACACCGTGAAGTGCTGTGACAAGAACGGCAAGGTCACCGTCAACGGAGTGGCGCTCGACGAGCCGTACATCCACCCCGGTGACAAGCCGTCGGCCTTCGAGTTCACGGTGAAGGTCCCCAAGGGCCGCCTCTTCATGATGGGCGACCACCGCAGCGACTCGGCCGACTCCCGGTTCCACCGCACCGAGAAGTTCAGCGGCACCGTCTCCGAGGACGAGGTGGTGGGACGGGCGATCGTCATCGCCTGGCCCTTCGGCCACTGGCGCAAGCTGGAGGAGCCGGACACCTTCGCGTCCCTGGCCGACGCGCGCCAGGGATCGGACGTCGTCACAGGGGCGTCGCATAGGGTGGCCCCCGGCGATCGATACGGATTGATCCGACTCCCGACCCCTGCGGAACTCCCGCTCGTTATGGGAGTGGTGGGCCTGCATCGCATCTGGGGCAGGCGGCGGCACGGACTGAGGAGTGGATGTGGGGGATTTGGCGGTCGGCGCACGATCCGGACACGAAGGGCCCGAGGAGCGGCCGGGGCGATCCGACGAGCCGGTCGGCGAGGCCGTCGCGGACGGCACGAACCCCGGGAGTGA
- the lepB gene encoding signal peptidase I, with protein sequence MDTEARNTERDRSSPPSDSGDVTHVAEESEEAEERSRSVFMSLVSWLPGGRITLSILVCMGFLLLLSTFVVQPFQIPSGSMEPAFRVGDRVLVNKLAYRFGSEPQRGDAVVFDGSGYFGDANYIKRVVGTGGDRVVCCDRRGRVKVNGEPIDEPYLYPGDTPSQVPFEVVVPEGSLFLLGDHRSDSRDSRDHLGQPGGGMIPVDEVIGRADWIAWPAGHWTSLKRPESYARVPAPGGAHG encoded by the coding sequence ATGGACACCGAAGCACGGAACACGGAGCGCGACCGCTCCTCCCCACCCTCCGATTCCGGAGACGTCACGCACGTCGCCGAAGAATCCGAGGAGGCGGAGGAACGGTCGCGTTCCGTTTTCATGTCACTGGTCTCCTGGTTGCCCGGCGGCCGGATCACGCTGTCGATCTTGGTGTGCATGGGGTTCCTGCTGCTCCTCAGTACGTTCGTGGTGCAGCCCTTCCAGATCCCGAGCGGCTCCATGGAGCCCGCGTTCCGGGTCGGGGACCGGGTACTCGTCAACAAGTTGGCGTACCGTTTCGGTTCCGAGCCGCAGCGGGGTGACGCGGTCGTCTTCGACGGCAGCGGGTACTTCGGAGACGCCAACTACATCAAGCGGGTCGTGGGCACAGGGGGAGACCGGGTGGTCTGCTGCGACAGGCGGGGGAGGGTCAAGGTGAACGGCGAGCCCATCGACGAGCCGTACCTGTACCCCGGGGACACCCCCTCCCAGGTGCCCTTCGAAGTCGTCGTCCCCGAAGGCAGCCTCTTCCTCCTCGGCGATCACCGCAGCGACTCCCGGGACTCGCGCGACCACCTGGGGCAGCCCGGCGGCGGCATGATCCCGGTGGACGAGGTGATCGGCAGGGCCGACTGGATCGCCTGGCCGGCCGGACACTGGACCTCCCTGAAGCGTCCCGAGAGCTACGCGCGCGTGCCGGCACCAGGCGGCGCACATGGGTAG
- the rplS gene encoding 50S ribosomal protein L19: MANLLDSVDSASLRSDIPAFRPGDTVNVHVRVIEGNRSRVQQFKGVVIRRQGAGVRETFTVRKVSFSVGVERTFPVHTPIVEKIELVTRGDVRRAKLYYLRDLRGKAAKIKEKRDS; this comes from the coding sequence ATGGCTAACCTGCTCGACTCGGTCGACAGCGCGTCGCTGCGCAGCGACATCCCGGCCTTCCGCCCGGGTGACACCGTCAACGTCCACGTGCGCGTCATCGAGGGCAACCGCTCCCGTGTGCAGCAGTTCAAGGGCGTAGTCATCCGTCGCCAGGGTGCCGGCGTGCGCGAGACCTTCACGGTCCGCAAGGTCTCCTTCTCCGTCGGCGTCGAGCGCACCTTCCCGGTGCACACCCCGATCGTCGAGAAGATCGAGCTCGTCACCCGCGGTGACGTGCGTCGCGCGAAGCTGTACTACCTCCGTGACCTGCGCGGCAAGGCCGCGAAGATCAAGGAGAAGCGCGACAGCTGA
- the trmD gene encoding tRNA (guanosine(37)-N1)-methyltransferase TrmD, translating to MRLDVVTIFPEYLEPLNVSLVGKARARGQLDVNVHDLREWTYDRHNTVDDTPYGGGPGMVMKTDPWGAALDDVLAEGYEDGAHGPVLVVPTPSGRPFTQELAVELSERPWLVFTPARYEGIDRRVMDEYATRMPVYEVSIGDYVLAGGEAAVLVVTEAVARLLPGVLGNAESHRDDSFAPGAMANLLEGPIYTKPPQWRGHGIPDVLLSGHHGKIARWRRDEALRRTTRNRPDLIERCDPGAFDKKDREMLSILGWRPGPDGRFGRDPEAVEE from the coding sequence ATGCGGCTCGACGTCGTCACGATCTTCCCCGAGTACCTCGAACCGCTGAACGTCTCCCTCGTGGGCAAGGCACGCGCGCGTGGGCAGCTCGACGTCAACGTGCACGACCTCAGGGAGTGGACGTACGACCGGCACAACACGGTCGACGACACCCCCTACGGCGGCGGCCCCGGCATGGTCATGAAGACCGACCCCTGGGGCGCGGCCCTCGACGACGTGCTCGCCGAGGGGTACGAGGACGGGGCCCACGGGCCCGTCCTGGTCGTCCCCACGCCCAGCGGGCGCCCCTTCACCCAGGAACTCGCCGTGGAGCTCTCCGAGCGGCCCTGGCTGGTCTTCACGCCCGCCCGCTACGAGGGCATCGACCGCCGCGTCATGGACGAGTACGCGACCCGGATGCCCGTCTACGAGGTGTCCATCGGCGACTACGTCCTGGCCGGCGGAGAAGCCGCCGTGCTGGTCGTCACGGAGGCCGTGGCCCGGCTCCTGCCGGGGGTCCTCGGCAACGCCGAGTCCCACAGGGACGACTCCTTCGCCCCCGGAGCCATGGCCAATCTGCTCGAAGGCCCGATCTACACGAAGCCTCCCCAGTGGCGCGGGCACGGCATCCCCGACGTCCTGCTCAGCGGCCACCACGGCAAGATCGCGCGCTGGCGCCGGGACGAGGCGCTGCGGCGCACCACCCGCAACAGGCCCGATCTGATCGAGCGTTGCGACCCAGGAGCCTTCGACAAGAAGGACCGCGAGATGCTCTCGATCCTGGGGTGGCGGCCGGGGCCCGACGGCCGATTTGGGCGAGACCCCGAGGCCGTGGAAGAATAG
- the rimM gene encoding ribosome maturation factor RimM (Essential for efficient processing of 16S rRNA): MQLVVARIGRAHGIKGEVTVEVRTDEPELRLGPGAVLATDPASVGPLTIETGRVHSGRLLLRFEGVRDRTGAEALRNTLLIAAVDPEELPEDPDEYYDHQLMDLDVVTKDGTEVGRITEISHLPSQDLFIVERPDGSEVMIPFVEEIVTEIDLEEQKAVIDPPPGLIDDRAEIASARDDDAASEANAASEGNAASEGTA, from the coding sequence GTGCAGTTGGTAGTCGCCCGCATCGGCCGTGCGCACGGCATCAAGGGTGAAGTCACCGTCGAGGTCCGCACCGACGAGCCGGAGCTGCGGCTCGGGCCCGGTGCCGTGCTCGCCACCGACCCCGCCTCCGTGGGTCCGCTGACCATCGAGACCGGCCGGGTGCACAGCGGCCGCCTGCTGCTGCGCTTCGAGGGCGTGCGGGACCGCACCGGCGCCGAGGCGCTGCGCAACACCCTCCTGATCGCCGCGGTGGACCCGGAGGAGCTCCCGGAGGACCCCGACGAGTACTACGACCACCAGCTGATGGACCTCGACGTGGTCACCAAGGACGGGACCGAGGTCGGCCGGATCACGGAGATCTCGCACCTGCCCTCGCAGGACCTGTTCATCGTGGAGCGCCCCGACGGCAGCGAGGTCATGATCCCCTTCGTCGAGGAGATCGTCACCGAGATCGACCTCGAGGAGCAGAAGGCCGTCATCGACCCGCCGCCCGGGCTGATCGACGACCGCGCCGAGATCGCCTCCGCGCGGGACGACGACGCGGCCTCGGAGGCCAACGCGGCTTCGGAGGGCAACGCGGCTTCGGAGGGAACGGCGTAA
- a CDS encoding RNA-binding protein: protein MLEEALEHLVKGIVDNPDDVQVASRNLRRGRVLEVRVHPDDLGKVIGRNGRTARALRTVVGAIGGRGVRVDLVDVDQVR, encoded by the coding sequence ATGCTCGAGGAGGCTCTCGAGCACCTCGTGAAGGGCATCGTCGATAACCCCGACGACGTGCAGGTCGCCTCGCGCAACCTGCGTCGCGGACGCGTCCTCGAGGTTCGGGTCCACCCCGACGACCTCGGCAAGGTGATCGGCCGTAACGGCCGCACCGCGCGCGCTCTGCGTACCGTCGTAGGCGCCATCGGCGGCCGCGGTGTCCGCGTCGACCTCGTCGACGTGGACCAGGTTCGCTGA
- the rpsP gene encoding 30S ribosomal protein S16: MAVKIKLKRLGKIRSPHYRIVVADSRTRRDGRAIEEIGLYHPVQNPSRIEVNSERAQYWLSVGAQPTEPVMAILKLTGDWQKHKGLPAPAPLLVAEPKDKRAAFEAFTKGLEGDDAKGEAITQKAKKADKKADEAEAASTESTEA; encoded by the coding sequence GTGGCAGTCAAGATCAAGCTGAAGCGTCTGGGCAAGATCCGTTCGCCTCACTACCGCATCGTCGTCGCCGACTCCCGTACCCGCCGTGACGGCAGGGCCATCGAGGAGATCGGCCTGTACCACCCGGTGCAGAACCCCTCGCGCATCGAGGTCAACTCGGAGCGTGCCCAGTACTGGCTGTCCGTCGGCGCCCAGCCGACCGAGCCGGTCATGGCCATCCTGAAGCTCACCGGTGACTGGCAGAAGCACAAGGGCCTGCCGGCCCCGGCGCCGCTGCTCGTCGCGGAGCCCAAGGACAAGCGCGCCGCGTTCGAGGCCTTCACCAAGGGTCTCGAGGGCGACGACGCCAAGGGCGAGGCCATCACCCAGAAGGCCAAGAAGGCTGACAAGAAGGCGGACGAGGCCGAGGCCGCGTCCACCGAGTCGACCGAGGCCTGA
- the proS gene encoding proline--tRNA ligase: MAKTPVLTPQADDFPRWYQDLINKAELADNGPVRGTMVIRPYGYGLWERMQQDMDARIKATGTQNAYFPLLIPQSYLTREAEHVEGFAPELAVVTHGGGKELEEPVVIRPTSETIVNEYFAKWVQSYRDLPLLINQWANVVRWELRPRLFLRTSEFLWQEGHTAHATYEEARDFAARIHRHVYGDFMRDVLAMDFVLGRKTAKERFAGAVNTLTLEGMMGDGKALQLGTSHELGQNFARAFHTQYLSKEGKQELVWQTSWGSTTRMIGALVMMHGDDNGLRVPPRLAPVQVVVLAIKGDDAVLAKVREIGDTLRAAGLRVQVDDRTDTPFGRRAVDWELKGVPVRVEVGPRDLENGTAMVARRIPGGKAPVAIDALAALLPTALEEDQALLLAQARERRESRTADVATVDEAVEATAAGDWARIPWAVLGEEGEAKLAEHAVTVRCLVAEDGAVPDADETPGNVALVARSY; this comes from the coding sequence ATGGCCAAAACACCCGTTCTCACGCCTCAGGCGGACGATTTCCCGCGCTGGTACCAGGATCTGATCAACAAGGCCGAGCTGGCCGACAACGGCCCGGTGCGCGGCACCATGGTGATCCGACCGTACGGGTACGGCCTGTGGGAGCGGATGCAGCAGGACATGGACGCGCGCATCAAGGCGACCGGCACGCAGAACGCGTACTTTCCCCTCCTCATCCCGCAGTCGTACCTGACCAGGGAGGCCGAGCACGTCGAGGGCTTCGCGCCGGAGCTCGCCGTCGTCACGCACGGCGGCGGCAAGGAGCTGGAGGAGCCGGTCGTCATCCGCCCCACTTCGGAGACGATCGTCAACGAGTACTTCGCCAAGTGGGTGCAGAGCTACCGCGACCTGCCCCTGCTGATCAACCAGTGGGCGAACGTGGTCCGTTGGGAGCTGCGCCCGCGCCTGTTCCTGCGCACGTCGGAGTTCCTCTGGCAGGAGGGCCACACCGCCCACGCGACGTACGAAGAGGCCCGGGACTTCGCCGCCCGCATCCACCGCCACGTCTACGGAGACTTCATGCGCGACGTCCTCGCCATGGACTTCGTGCTCGGCCGCAAGACCGCCAAGGAGCGCTTCGCCGGCGCCGTCAACACCCTCACGCTCGAAGGCATGATGGGCGACGGCAAGGCCCTCCAGCTCGGCACCAGCCACGAGCTCGGCCAGAACTTCGCCCGGGCCTTCCACACCCAGTACCTGTCCAAGGAGGGCAAGCAGGAACTGGTGTGGCAGACCTCCTGGGGCAGTACGACGCGGATGATCGGCGCCCTGGTGATGATGCACGGCGACGACAACGGCCTGCGCGTGCCGCCGCGGCTCGCGCCCGTCCAGGTCGTCGTGCTCGCCATCAAGGGCGACGACGCCGTACTCGCCAAGGTCCGCGAGATCGGCGACACCCTGCGGGCGGCCGGTCTCCGCGTCCAGGTCGACGACCGCACGGACACCCCCTTCGGGCGCCGCGCCGTCGACTGGGAGCTCAAGGGAGTGCCCGTCCGCGTCGAGGTCGGCCCGCGCGACCTGGAGAACGGCACCGCGATGGTGGCCCGCCGCATCCCCGGGGGCAAGGCGCCGGTCGCGATCGACGCCCTCGCCGCGCTGCTGCCCACCGCCCTCGAAGAGGACCAGGCGCTGCTCCTGGCCCAGGCCCGCGAGCGCCGCGAGTCCCGCACCGCGGACGTCGCCACGGTCGACGAGGCGGTGGAAGCCACCGCCGCGGGTGACTGGGCGCGCATCCCTTGGGCCGTGCTCGGCGAAGAAGGCGAGGCCAAGCTTGCCGAGCACGCCGTGACCGTACGGTGTCTGGTCGCCGAGGACGGGGCGGTGCCGGACGCCGACGAGACCCCCGGTAACGTCGCCCTCGTGGCCCGCTCCTACTGA
- a CDS encoding methyltransferase domain-containing protein, giving the protein MTPTLVQSHHLHAGATPRVDLWARARDWAEIQERMLVPLYEAVYERLEVGTGTRLLGLGCGSGLALLMAASRGAAVTGVDPSAPERLSLARERLLPDTTGGARARTDTRLVAGDPADAADPDALPYNLVTAFHPIGCVAGDSEGLSALLEAAAPLAARGTPVVLVGWGPPERCASSSVLRVATKLADPLRSTGSWRPALRDDLEEVAHRAGLKPDGSGRVACPFGYANVASAARGLLSTGLFDAAVGATDQAQVDKELAEALHPHRRGDGTVWMPNVFRYLIARTT; this is encoded by the coding sequence ATGACACCAACGCTCGTGCAGTCGCACCACCTCCACGCGGGCGCGACCCCTCGTGTGGACCTGTGGGCACGCGCGCGTGACTGGGCGGAGATTCAGGAACGGATGCTGGTCCCGCTCTACGAAGCGGTCTACGAACGGCTCGAAGTGGGCACCGGCACCCGGCTGCTCGGTCTCGGGTGCGGCTCCGGCCTCGCCCTGCTGATGGCGGCGTCACGGGGCGCCGCGGTCACCGGCGTCGACCCCTCGGCGCCCGAGCGGCTCTCCCTCGCGCGCGAACGCCTGTTGCCTGACACCACGGGGGGCGCACGCGCGCGTACGGACACGCGGCTGGTGGCGGGCGATCCCGCGGACGCCGCGGACCCGGACGCCCTGCCGTACAACCTGGTGACCGCTTTCCACCCGATCGGCTGCGTGGCGGGCGACTCCGAAGGCCTCTCGGCCCTCCTGGAGGCCGCGGCTCCGCTCGCCGCCCGCGGCACCCCGGTGGTGCTCGTCGGATGGGGTCCTCCGGAGCGCTGTGCGTCCTCCTCGGTCCTGAGGGTGGCGACCAAGCTCGCCGACCCCCTGCGGAGTACGGGAAGTTGGCGCCCGGCGCTGCGGGACGACCTGGAGGAGGTGGCCCACCGGGCGGGCCTCAAACCGGACGGCTCGGGACGCGTCGCGTGCCCCTTCGGGTACGCGAACGTGGCGAGCGCGGCCCGCGGGCTGCTCTCGACGGGCCTCTTCGACGCGGCGGTGGGCGCGACGGACCAGGCGCAGGTCGACAAGGAGCTCGCGGAGGCGCTGCATCCGCACCGGCGCGGGGACGGGACGGTGTGGATGCCGAACGTCTTCCGGTACCTGATCGCGCGTACGACGTAG